From Amaranthus tricolor cultivar Red isolate AtriRed21 chromosome 4, ASM2621246v1, whole genome shotgun sequence:
atccacaaaatacaccccaagccaaacactagtctatatctcttctctattgtaattctccatatttgagagttctttgaactcctttgataatataagagatactacacaccggaggacgtagcctaagttgggtgaaccttgttaattttttgtgtcgttttattgcattactttctcctacaaacatcgatatcgttgatagcttaatttgtttgtcacaaaacctcatattTTCGATCTTGACAATAttagagtttgaaacacattgttcgaactctaatatagcatcgttttcagGTCTAATCAAAACCACAATAATCAAAACCATAAGTTCATTCCATGAGAAGTAGAAATTTAAGACTAGTGGTCTTAATAATGAATTTTGTTATGAATAAGTTAAAGCTAGGATGTAAGGCCAAGGTACATGTTGAATTCTAGCGTGAATGAGTATGTCATGAACTAGACAATTAGTAAGTCATAAGATAAAATGTGTAAGACAAAAGAAAAGCATCTTTTGTTCATCCTCCAAAACTTGACAATAACATTTCCACATGTGTTGGGCACTCTTCTAAAGCTCCTACACAATCACCAAATAACAATCGGCCAATATATAGTTGacgaatatatatgtatataacaaaaaaattaggaaGTTAGcacataaaataataacaaagagtttaagaaataaaaattatagtacTTATACATCAGACCAAATTCGCAAGTATTGTATGAGATTATCTTATCGTGAGATGAGCTCATACAAGTAAcccaaattatttatatttaaactaaTGGTCCGTTTGGctagtggtactaaatgatggtaatgggagtgatttatagtgtaaaatctCATAAAAAAATTCCATATTATTACCATGGTAATAAAACATTGatcacaaaaatttttttttatttacaaattttcattaccatctaataccacctctcccaatggtaatgcattggaatgaattttatgaagataatgagataattaaagttggacaagcatgtccATCAACGTAGCCAAgaaatttttcaaccaaaattacgcTAGTTTTTCATTCCTATTACCACTGTTTATTACTATCTATCAAACGGGCCATAAAAGTTACAAAAAATtcagattttcatttttcagCCCAAACTAATAAAGAATTCActgcttttttttattaattaaggtcgtctcaccatgagacgactTTAATTGAGTCAGTTTAAACTAGTTAAAGAAAAGTTGCTTTCTATACCAgagtaaattcaaatttcattgttttttatatttttattgactAATAAATTATTTGTATGAAATCATCTCACAATGAAACAATTTCATACAAAACTCGCTGAAAAGAATTTGTAGACCAAATTTATGTTCCTTTAATTTTGTTTCATATGCTATTTGGGTTTGTCACACCTAATTTGGCCCTATTGAAAGACAAAATTCCATCAATAGTAGcccactaaaataattttttaagttgtgCAATCCCAGGGTGACAAATATATATCAGCTACTTTTGTGAAAGACTTTCTCGTAAAGAGACgatcttaaaataaataactcacatttttattttctctttaatttatattaattgagctatttaacccatatatctaatgcgtcttTCGGAGAGagcgtctctcacaacaatttataaACATACATAGAATAGTACACACTGCACACGTACTGGTAATGGAATAGACTTCCAGCCCATATGTCTTGGGTCTTCTTCATGGGCCAGCAAGTTTTTCAAGAATATGGGCATTTGTGTCATTGGTGATTAGTGATTTATCAGCAGGTCTTATGGAAGATTGCCTTACcgaaattaataattcaatcaGCCTAATAATATGCTTTTACAATCAGCGATTAGTTTttgatcaatttaaatttataattgatatatttaaggttaaaattgaatttttttaaaagttataattaattatttatagtttatagATTGAaggttataattaatcactttaaaattataattaaaattttttatttaaagttgATACCTTtaatttaaagtcaaaattaaatattttttaaatttgggcCAGCCGACTAATATCCGACTCATAATAATACGGTCTCTTATGAATTTTTACGGTGATTAATTGGTTAAAATCAAATTACTTCaccaaaaatttaaactacCAATTAAAGTCTCAATTTAAAATTGGAATAAtattttaggaccttgataatttaatttcaacCTCAAAACAGTAACTTTTTTGGCCCCTACTAGTAAAGAGGGGCCACCGATTCATTAGTCAAACTATAAATACAACCTCTCAGGAATATAGGATGGTACTCCACAATATACATTACTACTGCCTAATGGACtactataattataattatatatattaagtaaTAATAACAGGGTAAGCACTAGCCACCAATCAAACATCTCAacatttgacaaaaataaattaatccaTTACACTAAATAAACCTATTTGACAAATTTGTTACATAAATACTCTCTCCTTGGCTATCAAATTGCCTCATTTTCTGTTTTATATTGTTTCActcatttcatattattctaACTTTTAAATCTAATGCAtacgttttaaaatttttttaattgtatgcACTCAATTTGATATGGGTGTTTGACAAATGGCTAATAGCTGATtatagtaattattttgatcagctaattttattaactgttttgaccagctgattttgacCCCGCTACTATGAGTAGCTTGTTTAAAAACAccttattcataacaatattttatgtcataatttaccaaacataagCACCTTATCCAAGTCTTAGATTTACTAAACCGTCCCTTTTACCTatcgtttgttattgttcattgcctttatttatcgctctttacctccttcattacttttatgtttatttttagttatttgtttgtattctatttgtaagttgcgggtttctctctctttgaagatcTTTTTcaagccgagggactctttgaccgcattctcctctatgggtatgagctgccgtcgttcttccctccccagactctgatcatagttttctatgagcggaatacactgggtatgacgattatgttgatgatgataaaaCATCGGATAATTTGACCACCAAATCCAGTATttacctttttcttaaaaatacttCATTTTCTCACTATAGTTAAATCAGAGAGACGGAatagtatataattagaaaaataatggaTAAGCACAACTTATATAATTCATCAATAGATAATGCATAATACATGTAGTTTTGTACTACTACATGGCGAAGACTAATCTTCCTAATTCAACTAATTTCCCCATCATACcatcatgagaaaaaatattCTCTTTATCCTTCTTTTACTTCTATCTCCAACTTCAGCATTAGCTCATGATAAAGGGAAATCAAAAAAATGGTGGTCAACCCCTTTAATTGTAATCCTTTACATAGGATTTTTCCTAATTGCTGCCGGGGTAGCCCTTTGTATACGTCATTGCCGAGACCGCGGCCGTAACTTGGAGTACCACCAACAGGATGCGGCCGCAGATCGAGGGATGGATGCGACGGAAATAGAGTCGCTTCCATCGCTTAGATTCTCGGAAATGAAAATGCATAGGCTTGCGGAGGAAGATCAGCAATTAGAATGCGCGGTATGTTTAAGCGAGTTTAAGGATCAAGAAGTTTTACGTCTATTGCCGGGTTGTTTTCATGTGTTTCATCCGCAATGTATTGCGCCTTGGCTCGCTTCTCATATCACTTGCCCTACTTGCAGGTTAGAAAAGGTTTACCTCTTTAGATCAATACATGCttttaaaatagataattttgtcaGCCGAAAGTCTTGAATAGAGGTGGAgtaaaaattaatctttaaatGTCCTGtgcaatttaaaaattataatattttttaacaattttgtatCATTAAACATTTAACATCACtgtgtaatttaatattgatacTCTTAATTGTTTGGAGCCATGTACTATCGAACATGTTTAATCTACTAGTTAGAGTCTAACATTACaattatagtttttatgagCAGAATATACCGAGTATGATGgtgatgaaaatgaaaatttctaCTAGATAGAGTCTAACATTACAATCATGCAATATAATACATTGATTAATCTATTAGCTATGAGAACTACATAAATTAGTGTTTTTCTTTACTAATTacaaaaatgaaatataaataaataaaatattactttcattaattatattttgtaacaaaaattagaaaatatgtCGAGTACTACCTAGCTAATCGGTGATAATGTGAAGTATTTGATGAAGTTTATACATTCATATTTCACTACACATAAGATACTAATTTATGTATTATGTGCAACTATAATGAAACTAGTCTTGGCCACAAATGAAAACTTTAATTGAAACTATGTAATTAAGACACCAAGaatttatttatatcatatttaAAATGTCAACATTTATAGAAATTAATAATCTCTTAATCCGGCCTTGCAAGTActaaaaaaatgatttaaaaacaTAGTTCCTGTGTGCTATATAGAGGCATGACGTAATTTcctgtaaaattttaaataaaagatattCTCTTAACCCTTTAAAATTTATCACTTTTTATCTTTCATCTgtgtctttgatttttttttttaattttcttttatgaaaacatctttatcattttatttaattcttacttatatttttttaatattatccacacaatttaaaTCACgtcacttatttttaaaatttacgtGAAATGTAATTATTGGAGTATCTTAAGAGACATAGAGATTATTCAACTTATAAATAGTAAggggtattattattatttaattacatGAAAGTATAAGATAGTAGATAGATGCATATGTCATGCACtgattacttttatttttattttatttagaatttattttttaatgaaagtcaattcatttttaattaatcatgtaAACTACAAaccaatatttttatataatttgctttaacaaaaaattaattgtgataatatgtcaaagaagaagaaagaataTTGGTCTTATTCTTGCGATGTTGTTAGTTTTTGAGAATATGTGAAGgacaaaaaaatgaaagaatttGAGCTAGTTATTATTAACAAAGATTAAATTTCATGTCTTTAAGATAATTAGGCTAAAAAAGAATATTTAGTTTGAGAGAATTGCAACTTGCAAGCACTTTATGATTAATCCTATGCTAATACATCAACTCTTTTATAGGAGCTACAAGCCTCAACATCCCATTTATTTGCATAATAACTTAAGAATTAATGGTTGATTAAACCTATGCTAATACAATAAAAGTTAAGAATCGACGTTTGTGTTAGTTGGAGTAAATATCACTTTTTCCGAAAAAAGTCTATCAAGAAAATTCCTTGTCATACTGGCCTTTAATATCATgttaaggaatcaactcaatcaaaaatttaagttaatagTTGAGACCGAAGgcatgttatatactttaacaaagCACTTACCCTCCCCTTCCCTCGGCCtactatataataaaaaaaatataataaaagatcATAATGGTTGCAGATCTAGCTTGGATCATAGACAAGGATCAAGTATGAGTAGATCTTCCATATTTGATGGTATTTCAAGCCGTTTCTCTCAGAGATTTGATGGGCTTTCAGGTCCTTTATCCCAAAGATTTGACGGTATTTCAGGTCCTCTATCCCAAAGATTTgatcataataacaatcatgatgatgatgttatTGTTGAGATTGAAGAGTCCTCAACATCACAATCAGAAGTTAATTTGGACAGTTCACCAGTACTACTCAGTAGTAGTGTGCAGGGAAGATTACCTTATTATAGGTCTTACTCAACAGGTGACTTAATGATTTACATGGCACGACTAAATAGTTGTACATTGAGTTCATCATTGCTTAAAGAAAGTAGTCCCAAGAGTGATTATAGGACAATTCTCAATAAACAGCATGATAATTGGGGCTCCATTTCTTCTAAATCAGACAGATTTGTTGACTATTCTTCATTAAGCTCTACGTACATTCGAGTATGATCGATATTTTGGATCAGGTCACTTTCGGGTTGTTTGTGTGCGTAAATAGCATGTCAAACTGACACATCGAGTGTTACTCAATTTCGGTTGATCGGGTTATACTTAAACTTTAATTTGGAGCCTTAGAGAAGGTGATGGATGTTTAATTAGCtagaaattgatttttaaatgttaatacGTGTAAAGATGAAGTCATGATAGACAAATAAGGTAAAAATTGAAAAGCAATTACTCCATGTATGGATTGTTGAGTCTCACTAGACTAAAGATTTGTGCTTTGGTAGAATAAGGTTTTTTCTCATGCCTAAAAAAGCATTTGTGTGGTGTTTATTGTTAAATTGAGCTGAATTTATTGTCAATGCTAGAATATAAATGGAAAATACGAGGAACACACTTCATATGCCGAAGAGATATCATCCAAAAATTATATGACAATGGAGGAAAGGCTTCATTGACTTATAAAGAATGCACACTCTTTAATTCATTGATGTGGTAGAATCCATCCCAACACCCTCCGCACATGAGAACCGTGTCAAGTTTGCATGTCAGAGTAATCAATTATGGTATAAATGTCATTTTTTCCGAACCTACCATTCAGTTTTTCAATTATGGTAGAGCCCATCGTTTGTTATTGGtcattgcctttaattatcgcACTTTACCTTCTTCTTTacctttatctttatttttaattatttgtacgtattctatttattctatttgtaagttgcaggtttttctctctttgaagatctttctcgagccgagggactctttgactgcactctcctctatgggtatgaccTGCCGTCTTTTTTCCCTCTCCAAACCctaaccatagttttctatgagcgggatatactgtgTATGATGATGGCCGACACGAATACCAATATAAAAGATGAAAATAAAACATAGGTTAAGTTGGTCTTTATTTTCATACCATGAAAtgatactaatactaatacaagTAGTTAGGATTTCCAATATTGTGGGATAGTTGATTTATTTATCACATATTCGTCCTGATATTGCATAAATCGACACCACGCATTCCACCGGTCACCCTCTTTAATGTAATGTTCATGAACTCGTTTTGTAAAGACTTCACAAATATGAAAAGCAATTTTCCAAGGGCATCAATGTTCTAGTTATGAAAGTTTCCAACCTAAGCCAACTTTAGTTTTTGGAAAGAAGACACTTCAAATGAACTTGTTTGTGCAATAAGAAGTTGAATAAGGCAAGATAAAGAAATTccaacaagtaaaaaaaaacaaagcaataaataaagccacaataatatataaggtttaattaatagaaaaatttgtctagaataatccaacatttacatgattttcctacagtaattccatctattgattaataatgaataattccaattttATCCGATATAGCAACCATATGTCTGTAAATGTCTGATATAGCAACTTTATCGGATATAGcaacataaattaaaataaaatgtctgaaaaaatgtcaaaaaaatgttaaattttttttagaatcttttatgtaaatttaaaaagttttctctaattttatattaattttcaatttatattttttgtaaattaaCTATGATAGTAGGTCATTTGGTTACCCGagtttactctagaaaaatatCCCAAAAATTGaaactatttataattaatcaatagatgggattcttataggaaaatcataaaaatattaaatgaatctATGTAATTTGTCCTAATTCATATGGGTCAAGTCTTCATTGGTAGT
This genomic window contains:
- the LOC130810486 gene encoding E3 ubiquitin-protein ligase ATL9-like isoform X2; this encodes MRKNILFILLLLLSPTSALAHDKGKSKKWWSTPLIVILYIGFFLIAAGVALCIRHCRDRGRNLEYHQQDAAADRGMDATEIESLPSLRFSEMKMHRLAEEDQQLECAVCLSEFKDQEVLRLLPGCFHVFHPQCIAPWLASHITCPTCRSSLDHRQGSSMSRSSIFDGISSRFSQRFDGLSGPLSQRFDGISGPLSQRFDHNNNHDDDVIVEIEESSTSQSEVNLDSSPVLLSSSVQGRLPYYRSYSTGDLMIYMARLNSCTLSSSLLKESSPKSDYRTILNKQHDNWGSISSKSDRFVDYSSLSSTYIRV
- the LOC130810486 gene encoding E3 ubiquitin-protein ligase ATL15-like isoform X1; this translates as MERIKFFLFVLIIISSPILVSAEKGKTAWWSTPIIIVLYIAFFLLAAAVALCLRHYPDRRLHHELYNNRRLAAAPGLGPEEIESLPSLRFSEMKMHKFDEKDQQLECSVCLNEFKDEEVLRILPDCLHVFHPHCISPWLSDHLTCPVCRSSLDHRQGSSMSRSSIFDGISSRFSQRFDGLSGPLSQRFDGISGPLSQRFDHNNNHDDDVIVEIEESSTSQSEVNLDSSPVLLSSSVQGRLPYYRSYSTGDLMIYMARLNSCTLSSSLLKESSPKSDYRTILNKQHDNWGSISSKSDRFVDYSSLSSTYIRV